The proteins below come from a single Ignavibacteria bacterium genomic window:
- a CDS encoding T9SS type A sorting domain-containing protein, producing MKRILLVLILLNLATHSFAQMRYQTQSINIAKHTNTYTKVPAPSIYLNRDLINSSPTSQFTVVFDAAVPENAKAAINEAAKIWSYIIDTGYPNNTSQPAITIQVKWEDLKDNNVNAVTNNPEKYINFITEGIKQNVIYPVTLANKLSQHDQNGSNPEITITFNKTQPWYYGIDGNTPTDKTDLMTVMMHEIIHGLGFTGSFQVSSDGTGSWGEVIGTQKYPWIFDCYVANNYQNSVVDNPSVYGNPSTDLGAFLKGGNVFFNGSNAMRMTGSSNLPRLYGPSEWSSGSSTYHLDEDTYPAGSSNSLMTPGTGYAEAIHSPGEIVISALMDMGWDVNRLFTITSPKAGIAWQFGTTQTIKWTDNKFGYISIELVDMSNNVIKNLTSTTSVNSNQGTLNEFTWNIPSDIPASTYRIRMHDMGNDYGFSDPFQISSQGQCLPVAISPGTNQYSDPITVTMQSPEQGVTIRYTMDGSTPTSNSTQYTSSFTLNADATIKASAFKSGYKESLPTVVTYSFSSYAHINVTYRDENNNNYDNDINYWSLWVNGQWKSTWSGWRPIAISPADNIYIKVDARYITDTKKFYSIKNDGGLVKYDNYSTYAALNPTGKGTYQKQYIATFMSAKKATIQNVFEDPGITVSPQDNSVEFADPWLYDKTDEKGSYNSSLNPSFAPRKVPFTVDTDINTENGKLYKGVFLNQGGNILSQIKMPYYSISAKPFYDLTLPQTGKTHRFYFSNWSATGALVNFSSLTTPVIFQQTDASVTANYKGHLLSTTLNATGGSGSQRKIAKDLGGKLHMVYESVGKVWYTTSTDGGATWSAEQLVSGTGTATSPSIASSEEVYPFNDVFCVWQETSGSTRNLYIKSLQNPGEPLLLDSDASTVDLQPSIGVSSDDYGVLVAYKKMYSGRYQMHYKYSEDCGNSFYYGGPVSISTPIMDNNPSIAWNPDLWKFMVSATRSSGSVQVNLYSFDYYGTSWDMVANVYSSSQIPLAPVYSQVAVDGAGRTHISWIAYDDYYGNNSASFHRSYKNGVFSGISTFRDEAIYEPSIVYTTVSGHENINNTNPDGGVSIFYSPAELVGLYNMVSTNGTSWNGITYITPSAPIKYPNSLEKAPAGSVTYVVSKGSAMPYQVAMQTVNNTRSGLSYELKSSSENVTASQGMENVKTFRRIEIIDTTNKTPGRLVVQMGNFKGSSLSFYNPDSLNKKGTPLFSFMRTEGFTFDKDASFSTNLRVKKTGWNGDLKLRLELVEEGSEKILQKVYEGSLGKMDSTSEEKTLKVANRLGKLKAYLRVSVDGIGKENLIVNNMDVYLLNSGKGKAEKPEKELVESETAPVEYALSQNYPNPFNPSTVINYEIPKTSRVTLKIFDMLGKEVTTLVNEYKEQGRYSVEFNASNLPSGTYIYELRANDFVKSGKMMLLK from the coding sequence ATGAAAAGAATTTTATTAGTCCTCATTCTTCTAAACCTGGCAACACATTCTTTTGCCCAGATGAGATATCAAACTCAAAGTATAAACATAGCAAAACATACTAATACGTACACGAAAGTTCCGGCACCATCAATATACTTAAACAGGGATCTGATAAATTCATCACCTACTTCACAATTTACAGTTGTTTTTGATGCAGCTGTTCCTGAAAATGCAAAAGCCGCAATAAATGAGGCTGCAAAAATCTGGTCCTACATTATTGATACTGGATATCCCAATAATACATCACAGCCGGCAATAACAATACAGGTTAAATGGGAAGACCTTAAGGATAACAATGTGAATGCTGTTACAAATAATCCTGAAAAATATATTAACTTTATTACAGAGGGAATAAAACAGAATGTAATATATCCTGTTACACTTGCCAATAAATTAAGCCAGCACGATCAAAATGGTTCTAATCCTGAGATTACTATTACCTTTAACAAAACACAGCCGTGGTATTATGGAATTGACGGCAACACGCCAACGGATAAAACTGATCTTATGACAGTTATGATGCATGAAATAATTCACGGGCTTGGATTTACTGGTTCGTTCCAGGTATCCAGCGATGGAACTGGGAGCTGGGGAGAAGTGATCGGTACTCAAAAATATCCCTGGATATTTGATTGTTACGTGGCAAATAATTATCAGAATTCAGTAGTTGATAATCCTTCGGTTTATGGAAATCCTTCAACTGATCTTGGAGCATTCTTAAAGGGCGGGAATGTTTTTTTTAATGGGAGTAATGCAATGAGAATGACGGGAAGCAGTAATCTTCCACGTTTATACGGCCCTTCGGAATGGTCCTCCGGATCGAGTACCTATCATTTGGATGAAGACACTTATCCGGCAGGTTCATCAAACTCGTTAATGACACCTGGGACCGGATATGCCGAAGCAATTCATTCTCCGGGTGAAATTGTAATATCTGCATTAATGGACATGGGGTGGGATGTTAACAGGCTCTTTACAATAACTTCGCCAAAAGCAGGCATAGCATGGCAATTCGGGACTACTCAAACAATTAAATGGACAGATAATAAATTCGGTTATATATCAATTGAACTTGTGGATATGTCCAATAACGTTATTAAAAACCTTACATCAACAACATCTGTAAATAGCAACCAGGGGACGCTTAATGAGTTTACATGGAACATCCCTTCAGACATTCCTGCAAGTACTTACAGAATAAGAATGCATGACATGGGAAATGATTACGGCTTTAGTGATCCATTTCAAATATCAAGTCAAGGCCAATGTCTTCCTGTAGCTATCAGTCCGGGAACTAATCAGTATTCCGACCCAATTACGGTTACTATGCAGAGCCCGGAGCAGGGGGTCACTATCAGGTACACGATGGACGGCTCAACACCAACATCAAACTCAACTCAATATACCAGCTCATTTACTCTGAACGCCGATGCTACTATAAAGGCATCAGCATTTAAGAGTGGCTATAAAGAAAGTCTACCTACAGTGGTCACATATAGTTTTTCTAGTTATGCACATATTAATGTGACATATCGTGATGAAAATAATAATAATTATGATAATGATATTAACTATTGGAGCTTGTGGGTGAATGGGCAATGGAAATCTACATGGTCGGGGTGGCGTCCAATTGCGATATCGCCAGCGGATAATATTTATATTAAAGTTGATGCACGGTATATCACAGATACAAAAAAATTCTATTCTATTAAGAATGATGGTGGTTTAGTTAAGTATGATAATTATTCAACATATGCTGCTCTTAACCCTACGGGAAAAGGAACTTATCAAAAGCAATATATTGCTACATTTATGAGTGCAAAAAAAGCCACAATCCAAAATGTCTTTGAAGATCCCGGTATTACTGTTAGTCCCCAAGATAATTCTGTCGAGTTTGCAGATCCCTGGCTTTATGACAAAACTGATGAAAAGGGATCATATAACAGCAGTTTGAATCCTTCATTTGCACCAAGGAAAGTACCGTTTACAGTTGATACTGATATTAATACTGAAAATGGAAAGCTATATAAGGGAGTCTTCCTGAATCAAGGTGGAAACATCCTTAGTCAAATTAAAATGCCATATTATTCAATTTCGGCGAAACCTTTTTATGATTTGACACTCCCGCAGACAGGAAAGACACACAGATTTTATTTCTCGAACTGGAGTGCTACAGGCGCCCTTGTAAACTTCAGCAGTTTAACTACTCCGGTTATTTTCCAACAGACAGATGCATCTGTAACCGCCAATTATAAAGGGCACCTTCTTTCAACCACACTAAATGCCACCGGGGGCAGCGGAAGCCAGAGGAAGATTGCAAAAGACTTGGGAGGGAAACTTCATATGGTATATGAATCAGTGGGAAAAGTGTGGTATACCACTTCAACTGACGGGGGAGCGACCTGGTCAGCCGAACAGCTTGTCTCGGGAACGGGAACAGCCACGTCTCCATCCATTGCATCTTCAGAAGAAGTTTATCCCTTTAATGATGTTTTCTGTGTATGGCAGGAGACTTCTGGAAGTACAAGGAACCTCTATATAAAGTCACTCCAAAACCCCGGAGAACCTCTTCTTCTGGATTCAGATGCCTCAACTGTGGACCTCCAGCCCTCAATTGGCGTTTCTTCAGATGATTATGGCGTACTTGTAGCTTATAAGAAAATGTACTCAGGAAGATACCAGATGCATTATAAGTACTCGGAAGACTGCGGAAACAGTTTCTACTATGGAGGGCCGGTTTCTATTAGCACACCAATAATGGATAACAATCCTTCCATAGCATGGAACCCTGATCTCTGGAAATTTATGGTCTCTGCAACAAGGAGTTCCGGATCAGTTCAGGTAAACCTCTATAGCTTTGATTATTATGGCACATCGTGGGATATGGTTGCAAATGTGTATTCTTCAAGCCAGATCCCCTTAGCCCCCGTCTATTCGCAGGTGGCTGTTGACGGAGCAGGAAGAACACACATAAGCTGGATCGCTTATGATGACTACTACGGTAATAACTCCGCATCTTTTCACAGAAGCTACAAAAACGGCGTTTTTTCAGGCATAAGCACATTCAGGGATGAGGCCATTTATGAGCCTTCAATTGTCTATACTACGGTCTCAGGCCATGAAAATATAAACAATACCAATCCTGATGGCGGTGTCTCCATTTTCTACAGCCCTGCAGAACTGGTAGGACTCTACAACATGGTTTCTACAAACGGCACTTCATGGAATGGGATAACATATATTACACCTTCGGCTCCGATAAAATATCCAAACTCTCTTGAGAAAGCTCCTGCCGGAAGTGTAACTTACGTTGTCTCCAAGGGAAGCGCTATGCCATACCAGGTAGCCATGCAGACAGTTAATAATACCCGTTCAGGGCTTTCATATGAACTTAAGTCATCTTCTGAGAACGTAACTGCCTCACAAGGCATGGAAAACGTAAAAACATTCAGGAGAATTGAGATAATTGACACCACAAATAAAACTCCGGGAAGACTCGTCGTCCAGATGGGAAACTTTAAGGGCAGTAGCCTTTCATTCTATAATCCCGATTCATTAAATAAGAAAGGAACTCCCCTCTTCTCATTTATGAGGACTGAAGGCTTCACATTTGACAAGGATGCCTCCTTTTCCACTAATCTCCGGGTTAAGAAAACAGGATGGAATGGTGACCTTAAGCTCAGGCTTGAACTGGTGGAAGAAGGAAGTGAAAAAATACTCCAGAAAGTCTATGAAGGAAGTCTTGGAAAGATGGACTCCACGTCAGAAGAAAAGACTCTGAAGGTCGCAAACAGACTTGGCAAGCTTAAGGCATACCTAAGAGTAAGTGTTGATGGAATTGGGAAAGAAAACCTAATTGTAAACAATATGGATGTATATCTCTTAAACTCTGGAAAGGGAAAAGCAGAGAAGCCAGAGAAGGAACTTGTGGAAAGTGAAACTGCTCCTGTGGAGTATGCTTTAAGCCAGAACTACCCCAATCCCTTCAATCCCTCTACAGTCATAAACTATGAGATCCCGAAGACTTCAAGGGTGACTCTTAAGATCTTTGACATGCTGGGAAAGGAAGTTACTACTCTTGTAAATGAGTATAAGGAGCAGGGGAGGTATTCTGTGGAGTTTAATGCCTCAAACCTCCCGAGCGGGACATATATCTATGAACTTAGGGCAAATGATTTCGTTAAGAGCGGAAAAATGATGCTCCTCAAGTAA
- a CDS encoding pullulanase, giving the protein MKTILNILTLTLILFSNSINFGASVYIAGNKENDILTLEESKKIIQSDLNHYCSDKKLGSFVENGKTYFRLFAPTADRVTLVTFKKPGDKSSNSYQMKSDTMGVWETILDGEQYGLFYGFKTMRQGQNHQDVICLDPYAKAVTSFNTYMNPRLAIVVKDDNYDWEGDEVIERDWRDLIIYEMHLRDMTAHPSSGAKEPGTYRGLIEKGMKGGLNYVKDLGVNTVELLPAQEFANVEIPYRDSMAGRFNTWNPYARNHWGYMTASFFAPDAYFTETEFKWNSWTGQEVKQVNQFKDMVKAFHKEGIAVIMDVVYNHISEYEFGNLKEIDSTYYFRFDDRGRYRAESGCGNDFKTERPMARRMIVESILFWMKEYHVDGFRFDLGKLIDWETVEEIIREAKKVNPNVVIVAEPWGGGYDPQGFSLRGWGSWNDQIRNGVKGENPLNGHGWIFGKWYGNNNMGRIKSYVNGTLVRDSLGLFQKKEHSVNYLESHDGYTLGDFIRIGTKEVAADQIIKDIDQNAKLSPMQLKLNKLAALFLFTSQGMTMISEGQEFARSKVIPLNVKEPDEERGRIDHNSYNKDNETNYINFKHADMNKDLVDFYKGLIKLRSTYPAFRRAAYEDVSFIEVPGKAFAFGFKNSFEGDDFVVLFNAENSGDVKFSLPEGSYDVLVDADKAGIEALTTVSKEVKLVPKTGLVLKKQK; this is encoded by the coding sequence ATGAAAACAATACTCAACATCCTGACCTTAACTTTAATTCTATTTTCTAACTCAATTAATTTTGGTGCATCTGTGTATATTGCCGGTAATAAAGAAAATGATATACTGACTCTTGAAGAGTCGAAAAAAATAATTCAGTCGGACCTGAACCACTACTGCTCAGATAAAAAGCTGGGGTCCTTCGTTGAGAACGGGAAAACTTATTTCAGGCTCTTTGCCCCTACGGCAGACCGGGTAACTCTCGTTACTTTCAAAAAACCGGGGGATAAATCCTCCAACTCCTACCAAATGAAAAGCGATACTATGGGCGTCTGGGAAACTATCCTCGACGGCGAACAGTACGGACTTTTCTACGGCTTTAAGACTATGCGGCAGGGACAGAATCACCAGGACGTGATCTGCCTCGACCCTTACGCAAAGGCTGTTACTAGCTTCAACACCTATATGAATCCCCGACTGGCTATCGTGGTTAAAGACGACAATTACGACTGGGAAGGCGATGAGGTAATTGAACGCGACTGGCGCGACCTTATAATCTATGAGATGCACCTGAGGGATATGACCGCCCACCCTTCCTCCGGCGCTAAAGAACCCGGCACCTACAGAGGCCTTATTGAAAAGGGGATGAAAGGGGGCCTTAATTATGTGAAGGATCTGGGCGTTAATACAGTGGAGCTCCTCCCGGCACAGGAATTTGCAAACGTCGAAATCCCATACAGGGATTCAATGGCAGGACGCTTTAATACCTGGAACCCCTACGCCCGCAACCACTGGGGATATATGACTGCCAGTTTCTTTGCCCCCGATGCTTACTTTACCGAAACAGAATTTAAGTGGAACAGCTGGACGGGCCAGGAAGTTAAACAGGTTAATCAGTTCAAGGATATGGTTAAGGCTTTCCACAAAGAGGGGATTGCCGTTATTATGGACGTCGTTTATAACCATATCTCCGAATATGAGTTCGGCAACCTGAAGGAGATTGATTCAACCTACTATTTCAGGTTCGACGACAGGGGCCGCTACAGGGCCGAAAGCGGCTGCGGCAACGACTTTAAGACCGAACGCCCAATGGCAAGACGCATGATCGTTGAAAGCATCCTTTTCTGGATGAAGGAATACCACGTTGATGGCTTCCGCTTCGACTTGGGCAAACTGATCGACTGGGAAACTGTTGAGGAAATTATAAGGGAAGCTAAGAAGGTTAACCCTAACGTTGTAATTGTTGCTGAACCCTGGGGCGGCGGCTACGACCCGCAGGGATTTTCCTTAAGAGGCTGGGGAAGCTGGAATGACCAGATCAGAAACGGCGTTAAGGGCGAAAACCCCTTGAACGGCCACGGCTGGATTTTCGGCAAATGGTACGGCAATAATAACATGGGAAGAATTAAATCTTATGTAAACGGCACACTCGTGCGCGACAGCCTGGGACTTTTCCAGAAAAAAGAACATTCTGTTAACTACCTTGAAAGCCACGACGGCTATACACTTGGTGACTTTATTAGAATTGGAACAAAAGAAGTTGCAGCAGACCAGATTATAAAAGACATAGATCAGAATGCAAAGCTGAGCCCCATGCAGCTGAAGCTGAACAAGCTGGCGGCACTCTTCCTCTTTACTTCCCAGGGAATGACTATGATCTCGGAAGGACAGGAATTTGCCCGCAGCAAGGTTATTCCCCTAAATGTAAAAGAACCGGATGAGGAAAGAGGCCGTATCGATCATAACAGCTACAATAAAGACAACGAAACAAACTATATAAATTTTAAGCACGCCGATATGAATAAGGACCTTGTTGACTTTTACAAAGGCCTTATTAAATTAAGAAGCACTTACCCTGCTTTCAGGCGTGCAGCATATGAAGACGTCTCTTTTATTGAAGTGCCCGGCAAAGCTTTTGCCTTCGGCTTTAAGAATTCATTTGAAGGCGATGATTTTGTGGTCCTTTTTAACGCTGAGAACTCAGGGGACGTAAAGTTCAGTCTGCCTGAAGGCAGCTATGACGTACTGGTTGATGCCGATAAGGCAGGAATTGAGGCGCTCACTACAGTTTCAAAAGAAGTGAAGCTTGTTCCCAAGACGGGATTAGTTCTGAAAAAACAAAAATAG